One window of Chryseobacterium indologenes genomic DNA carries:
- a CDS encoding glycosyltransferase: MKPTISIVVAIYNRKDELFELLTSLTQQTDKEFEIIIVDDGSLIDLKPTIKNFEQGLDIKYFRKDNSGPGLTRNYGAARAANEWLVFVDSDVIVEKDYIEHIKNDILTIPCDAFGGADKAHKGFNLMQKAISYSMTSVFTTGGIRGSKRAVSKFQPRSFNMGVKKEVFRKVGGFSEMRIGEDPDLSMTLWENGFTTAFFDDIAVYHKRRVDFGKFSKQVYQFGCARPILNQRHPNYVKISFAFPTLFMLGYMMGFLEYFIMHRGIILSFYGLYTFLVLFHALLLTKNISIAGMAVISTYIQMFSYGYGFLKSWILLNVLRMKPEEAFPHHYYKK; encoded by the coding sequence TTGAAGCCTACTATTTCCATTGTCGTTGCCATTTACAACCGAAAAGATGAACTTTTTGAGCTGCTGACCTCTCTTACCCAGCAGACAGATAAGGAGTTTGAGATCATTATCGTAGATGATGGTTCTCTGATCGATCTGAAACCTACCATCAAAAACTTTGAACAAGGTTTAGATATTAAATATTTCAGAAAAGATAATTCAGGACCGGGACTGACAAGAAATTATGGAGCGGCAAGAGCCGCAAATGAATGGCTGGTATTTGTAGACAGTGATGTCATTGTTGAAAAAGATTATATTGAACATATTAAAAACGATATTCTTACAATTCCTTGTGATGCTTTTGGAGGAGCAGATAAAGCACATAAAGGATTTAACCTGATGCAGAAAGCTATTTCCTATTCCATGACTTCTGTTTTTACAACCGGAGGAATCAGGGGAAGTAAAAGGGCGGTTTCCAAATTTCAGCCCAGAAGTTTTAATATGGGCGTGAAAAAAGAGGTCTTTAGGAAAGTAGGCGGATTTTCTGAAATGAGAATAGGAGAGGATCCGGACCTATCCATGACCCTTTGGGAAAACGGATTTACCACTGCTTTTTTTGATGATATTGCAGTATATCATAAACGTAGAGTTGATTTTGGTAAATTCTCCAAGCAGGTTTATCAGTTTGGCTGTGCAAGACCGATTCTTAATCAGAGACACCCGAACTATGTGAAGATTTCTTTTGCATTTCCTACCTTATTTATGTTAGGATATATGATGGGCTTTCTGGAGTATTTTATAATGCATAGAGGGATAATCCTTTCTTTTTACGGGTTGTATACGTTTCTGGTGTTGTTTCACGCTTTATTATTGACTAAAAATATCAGTATCGCCGGGATGGCAGTTATTTCCACGTACATTCAGATGTTTTCCTACGGATATGGGTTTCTGAAATCCTGGATTTTGCTGAATGTTTTAAGGATGAAACCGGAGGAGGCTTTTCCACATCATTATTATAAGAAATAA
- a CDS encoding aminotransferase class I/II-fold pyridoxal phosphate-dependent enzyme, translating into MENFNAANEIQDLQYFGEFGGVNPSISDSSTYTFLSAKTMFDTFEGNAEGCYLYSRHSSPMNLYLAQALAKLENTESANVTASGMGAITSVLMQVCKSGDHIISSRTIYGGTYAFLKNFMPQFNVATSFVDINNFESIENAITPNTKVIYCESVSNPLLEVADLRKLSEICKKHNLKLIVDNTFSPLSISPTLFGADVVIHSLTKFINGSSDTVGGVYCATQAFIDDTKNVNSGACMLLGPTMDSLRSSSILKNLRTLHIRIKQHSHNAMYLAERFEADGLKVSYPGLPSHKNHELMKSMIHEEYGYGGLLTLDAGTTEKANELMELMQAENLGYLAVSLGFYKTLFSCSGKSTSSEIPEEERASIGISDGLIRFSIGLDHDIKRTYHKMKECMLKVGVLNHHENISIS; encoded by the coding sequence ATGGAAAACTTTAACGCAGCCAACGAGATCCAGGATCTTCAGTATTTTGGGGAATTCGGAGGAGTGAATCCTTCTATTTCGGACAGTTCTACTTATACATTCCTTTCTGCAAAGACTATGTTTGATACTTTCGAAGGAAATGCAGAAGGATGTTATCTGTATTCCAGACATTCATCCCCGATGAATCTTTATCTGGCACAGGCTCTTGCCAAGTTGGAAAACACGGAATCTGCCAACGTTACAGCATCCGGAATGGGAGCTATCACTTCGGTTTTGATGCAGGTGTGCAAAAGTGGTGACCATATTATTTCAAGCAGAACCATCTACGGAGGAACGTATGCTTTTCTTAAAAACTTTATGCCTCAGTTTAATGTTGCAACCAGCTTTGTTGATATCAACAATTTTGAGTCTATAGAAAATGCTATCACTCCCAATACTAAAGTAATCTACTGTGAAAGCGTGAGCAATCCGCTTCTTGAAGTGGCAGACCTTAGAAAACTTTCAGAAATCTGTAAAAAACACAATCTGAAACTGATTGTAGATAATACCTTCTCTCCTCTTTCAATCTCTCCGACTTTATTCGGGGCAGATGTTGTGATCCACAGTTTAACGAAATTCATCAATGGAAGCAGTGATACGGTAGGAGGTGTATACTGTGCAACACAGGCATTTATTGATGATACTAAAAATGTAAATTCCGGAGCATGTATGCTTCTTGGACCTACCATGGACAGCTTAAGATCTTCAAGTATTTTAAAAAACCTGAGAACATTACACATCAGAATAAAACAACACAGCCACAATGCCATGTATCTTGCTGAAAGATTTGAGGCAGATGGTTTAAAGGTATCTTATCCCGGATTACCATCGCACAAAAACCATGAGTTAATGAAAAGCATGATTCATGAAGAATACGGCTACGGAGGATTACTGACTCTGGATGCAGGTACAACAGAAAAAGCAAATGAACTGATGGAACTGATGCAGGCAGAAAATCTTGGCTATCTGGCAGTAAGTTTAGGGTTCTATAAAACCTTATTCTCATGCTCAGGGAAATCTACTTCATCTGAAATTCCAGAGGAAGAACGAGCATCTATAGGGATTTCTGACGGATTGATCAGATTCTCCATCGGTCTTGACCACGACATCAAAAGAACTTACCATAAAATGAAGGAGTGTATGCTGAAAGTAGGCGTTCTTAACCACCATGAAAACATTTCCATATCCTAA
- a CDS encoding Lrp/AsnC family transcriptional regulator, with the protein MELDETDKKLLLFLQDDCKQTTKELSGKLGLSVTAVYERVKKLENAGVISKYVALLDKSKVKKNFIVLCHVKLSQHKKEFVLQFEKEVMDLQEVTECFHVSGDYDYILKIGVKDIEDYRNFMLTKLTTLQHIASTHSSFMISEVKNTTAIVL; encoded by the coding sequence ATGGAACTTGACGAAACTGATAAGAAACTGTTACTTTTTTTGCAGGATGACTGTAAGCAAACCACCAAAGAGCTCTCCGGTAAGCTTGGATTGTCTGTTACCGCAGTTTATGAGCGTGTGAAAAAGCTTGAAAATGCGGGCGTCATATCAAAATATGTAGCTTTGTTGGACAAGAGTAAAGTTAAGAAAAATTTTATCGTTCTGTGTCATGTAAAATTAAGCCAGCATAAAAAAGAATTTGTTCTGCAATTTGAAAAAGAAGTGATGGATTTACAGGAAGTTACCGAATGCTTTCATGTGAGCGGAGATTACGATTATATCCTTAAAATAGGAGTAAAAGACATTGAAGACTACCGTAATTTTATGCTGACAAAGCTTACGACGCTGCAGCACATCGCAAGCACACACAGCTCATTTATGATTTCTGAGGTTAAAAATACAACGGCGATTGTATTGTAG
- a CDS encoding serine hydrolase domain-containing protein, which translates to MRSKQILQILTILCLTLFCSELKAQAAFNKELPKEFTDQFTKEINDSIPSLGSFIVSENDKVIYEQYFHGANKETVFSIKSVTKSIVSVLAGIAKDKNLLPNLNTPVLKILPEYNVSRSSFKNISNIEGKVAHDSIRNTLTLKNLLTMQGGFDWTENSKLSTAMLFSGDPVKFVLDLPFEEYPGTVFNYNSGETHLFGAALAKIVKTNLKQFATENLFKPLKVNVPRWDTDSMNRNIGGSEMFMKPEDMLKFGSMILNNGKLGGRQIVSQKWIQESTSEQVKLDSWDVMPNANGYGYYWWRRKTNGHQAFVATGYGGQLICVIPDLKMVIVTTCFLNDKNKGRADIKRLHYFIDKITKENQ; encoded by the coding sequence ATGAGATCAAAGCAAATACTGCAGATTTTGACAATACTGTGTCTTACCCTATTCTGTTCTGAATTGAAAGCACAGGCGGCCTTCAACAAAGAATTACCCAAAGAGTTTACAGACCAATTTACCAAAGAAATCAATGACAGCATTCCGTCTCTGGGGTCTTTTATTGTTTCTGAAAATGATAAGGTAATTTATGAGCAGTATTTTCACGGAGCGAATAAAGAAACAGTCTTCAGTATAAAGTCTGTTACCAAAAGTATCGTCTCTGTTCTGGCAGGGATAGCAAAAGATAAAAACCTGCTTCCTAATCTCAATACTCCGGTCTTGAAAATTCTTCCGGAATACAATGTTTCAAGAAGCAGTTTTAAAAACATTTCCAATATTGAAGGAAAGGTGGCTCATGATTCAATAAGAAATACTTTAACTTTAAAAAATCTCCTGACCATGCAGGGCGGTTTCGACTGGACTGAAAATTCAAAACTTTCAACGGCCATGCTTTTTTCCGGTGATCCTGTAAAGTTTGTGCTGGATCTGCCTTTTGAAGAATATCCAGGAACCGTATTCAACTATAACAGCGGGGAAACCCATCTTTTCGGCGCAGCATTGGCAAAAATTGTAAAGACCAACCTGAAACAATTTGCAACAGAGAACCTCTTTAAACCGCTAAAGGTAAATGTACCCCGATGGGATACAGATTCCATGAACAGAAATATTGGAGGTTCGGAAATGTTTATGAAACCTGAAGATATGTTGAAATTTGGTTCTATGATTCTCAACAACGGAAAACTTGGAGGCAGACAGATCGTATCTCAGAAATGGATTCAGGAGTCTACCTCAGAACAGGTAAAACTTGATTCCTGGGACGTAATGCCTAATGCCAACGGATATGGCTATTATTGGTGGCGAAGAAAAACCAACGGACATCAGGCTTTCGTAGCAACCGGCTATGGTGGTCAGCTCATCTGTGTCATCCCGGATTTAAAAATGGTTATTGTAACGACCTGCTTTTTAAATGATAAAAACAAAGGAAGAGCAGACATCAAAAGACTTCATTATTTTATTGATAAAATAACGAAAGAAAACCAATAG